The Deltaproteobacteria bacterium genome includes a region encoding these proteins:
- the yidC gene encoding membrane protein insertase YidC, with protein sequence MPSFPSWGNRSTVNNKIDHRSIVAVVLCVAFYLIYTQYLNSKYPRPAPGSGSGIQSSATSTTTAASSTTAAPDTTSTATPVTSAGTPPATPAPATVVALSASDLTIETDKVVYQFSQELGGFSGIQLKDFKQSDRADSGLVNLLDSPMALQGTMESRIPDAVSGVFHATRQGQSLTFWREVNGFKISQMYTVPAQGYGLDLKVSFTNTGAQAVELTSGLLLTETLRAKKSAALLGIIPGTVRERDQLIYRADDSTEWIDVEKFCDGDSDAPRLDGVPVRYVGIDRHYFLTVFQPKAKTGSLRLDHGPGSGKTGCSLSAINFDRQGSVQPGETVSLDYRVYAGPKDINILHDFDAELTSAMHLGTFGFIAEPLLLVIEAFERLTHNYGVAIILLTICLKLLFYPLVRASTVSMHKMKKLNPQMNALKERFKDDRARQQQELMKFMAANKINPMKGCLPVLPTIPVFFAFYQVLQTSISLRHAPFALWIQDLSAMDPFFVTPVLMGVAMVVQQKLTPTSGMDKTQEKILMFMPIMFTVMMLSLPAGLTLYMLTNTVIGIAQQRWLYYRLDKLEPATR encoded by the coding sequence TTGCCATCCTTTCCATCCTGGGGGAATCGATCTACCGTGAATAACAAAATCGACCATCGTTCCATCGTTGCTGTTGTGCTCTGCGTAGCCTTCTACCTGATCTACACGCAATATCTTAACTCCAAGTACCCGCGCCCGGCTCCAGGCAGTGGTTCGGGTATCCAAAGCTCAGCAACAAGCACGACTACGGCCGCCTCCAGCACAACTGCGGCGCCTGACACCACCAGCACCGCGACTCCAGTCACGTCCGCAGGTACGCCGCCAGCGACCCCCGCACCGGCAACAGTGGTCGCCCTCAGCGCCAGCGACCTGACAATTGAAACCGACAAAGTAGTTTATCAATTCTCGCAGGAGCTGGGTGGGTTTTCTGGGATTCAGTTGAAAGATTTTAAACAGAGCGATCGTGCTGATTCAGGCCTGGTCAATTTGCTTGATAGCCCGATGGCACTGCAGGGCACCATGGAGTCACGCATTCCCGACGCGGTGTCTGGCGTATTTCACGCTACCCGCCAAGGACAAAGCCTGACCTTTTGGCGCGAAGTTAACGGTTTCAAGATCAGCCAGATGTATACCGTTCCGGCGCAAGGTTACGGCCTCGACTTGAAAGTAAGTTTCACCAACACCGGCGCCCAAGCGGTCGAGTTGACGAGCGGCCTGTTGCTGACGGAAACGCTGCGGGCCAAAAAATCTGCCGCGCTGTTGGGGATCATACCTGGCACCGTGCGCGAGCGGGATCAGCTCATCTACCGTGCCGACGACAGCACGGAATGGATTGACGTCGAGAAGTTCTGCGATGGCGACTCGGACGCACCGCGTCTTGACGGGGTACCAGTGCGCTATGTCGGTATCGATCGCCATTACTTTTTGACTGTATTTCAGCCGAAGGCCAAAACGGGTAGCCTCCGCCTAGATCACGGACCCGGCAGCGGCAAGACCGGCTGCAGCCTCAGCGCCATTAATTTCGATCGCCAGGGCAGCGTCCAGCCGGGCGAGACCGTCAGCCTGGACTACCGCGTCTATGCAGGCCCTAAAGATATAAATATTTTGCATGACTTTGACGCAGAGCTCACAAGCGCCATGCACCTCGGTACCTTTGGCTTTATTGCCGAGCCACTACTCCTCGTGATCGAAGCCTTTGAGCGATTGACCCACAACTACGGTGTCGCCATCATCTTACTAACGATCTGCCTGAAGCTGCTCTTTTACCCCCTTGTGCGTGCCTCGACGGTTTCGATGCATAAGATGAAGAAGCTAAATCCCCAGATGAACGCTCTCAAAGAGCGCTTCAAAGACGATCGTGCCCGTCAGCAGCAGGAGCTCATGAAGTTCATGGCGGCAAACAAGATCAATCCGATGAAGGGCTGCTTGCCCGTGCTGCCCACGATTCCCGTCTTCTTCGCTTTCTACCAGGTGCTACAAACATCGATAAGCTTGCGCCATGCTCCGTTTGCCTTGTGGATTCAGGACTTATCAGCCATGGACCCATTTTTCGTCACGCCAGTCTTGATGGGCGTTGCGATGGTCGTACAACAGAAGTTGACCCCGACTTCCGGAATGGATAAAACTCAAGAGAAAATTTTGATGTTTATGCCTATAATGTTCACAGTCATGATGCTGTCTTTGCCAGCCGGACTGACTCTCTACATGCTGACGAACACCGTCATCGGTATCGCTCAGCAGCGTTGGTTGTATTATCGACTGGACAAACTTGAGCCCGCTACGCGTTGA
- the yidD gene encoding membrane protein insertion efficiency factor YidD, translating into MNQTRHRTRGRKSAIVRLLSLLIVIYQRSLSVVLGPRCRFYPSCSHYAKDCLAAYPLPVALKKIGGRLLRCHPFHPGGIDLP; encoded by the coding sequence ATGAATCAAACGCGGCATCGAACACGGGGCCGAAAGTCCGCAATCGTTAGGCTGCTTTCTTTGCTGATTGTGATATACCAACGTTCCTTGTCAGTTGTACTGGGACCGCGATGCCGCTTTTATCCAAGCTGCTCTCATTACGCTAAGGACTGTTTGGCGGCTTACCCGCTGCCAGTGGCACTTAAGAAAATTGGCGGACGACTGCTACGTTGCCATCCTTTCCATCCTGGGGGAATCGATCTACCGTGA
- the rnpA gene encoding ribonuclease P protein component, with translation MTFKVYAFPKALRLHHSIDFRRAFDEGQKVVGGPVVLYLRPRQPGESGPKDGGGRVGLVVSRRVGNAVVRNRVKRHLREAYRQLRPELEQFAALWSTDLVIVARGSAAGSDSETIATSLQQGLKRLKRQLEP, from the coding sequence CTGACTTTTAAAGTGTACGCATTTCCCAAAGCACTACGACTGCATCACAGTATCGATTTCCGCCGCGCCTTTGACGAGGGGCAGAAAGTGGTCGGTGGTCCAGTAGTGCTTTATTTGCGTCCGCGTCAGCCAGGCGAGTCTGGCCCCAAAGACGGCGGTGGCCGTGTTGGTTTGGTGGTTTCCCGCCGGGTCGGCAATGCTGTAGTACGCAATCGGGTCAAGCGTCACTTGCGCGAAGCCTACCGTCAGCTGCGGCCAGAGCTGGAGCAATTCGCCGCTCTTTGGAGTACCGATCTCGTGATTGTGGCTAGAGGAAGCGCCGCCGGTAGCGACAGTGAGACTATAGCAACCTCTTTGCAGCAGGGACTCAAGCGACTTAAACGTCAGTTGGAGCCATGA
- a CDS encoding 50S ribosomal protein L34 has protein sequence MKRTFQPSNLKRLRTHGFRARMATPGGRNVLKLRRAKGRKRLAVTAYSK, from the coding sequence ATGAAACGCACATTTCAACCTAGCAACCTGAAACGCCTCCGTACCCATGGATTCCGCGCACGGATGGCAACTCCAGGCGGCCGTAACGTGCTTAAGCTGCGCCGTGCTAAAGGCCGCAAGCGCCTCGCCGTTACTGCTTACAGCAAGTAA
- the alr gene encoding alanine racemase, with protein sequence MLTQIHLSAEALRHNYGLFCQLAGKSRVAPVLKSNAYGHGLKEVYSVLAAERPEWLCVNYVAEGRLLRALGHQGRILVVGPAVVRELDEAFSLDLDLVIGNEDVLAAWMQAVGRPRLHLKFDTGMSRQGFAPSDAHNLAMRLTQFKDRLIGVCTHFANVEDVTDHGYATRQLDLFNQAVAVFKGAGLQLMLHAASSASTLIMNQSYFDLVRVGISLYGPWPSPLTRVSYLQLNRDVLDLRPVLRWTTEVTTVKPVAAGQFIGYGCTFRAMRDMRVAVLPVGYYEGYPRLAGEAASYVLIKGSRCPIVGRICMNMMMVDVTHLADCQVGDSVTLIGDDGQDRVIAHDVAGWARTIHYELLTRLHGDIPRQLD encoded by the coding sequence ATGCTGACGCAAATTCATTTGAGTGCAGAGGCTTTGCGGCACAACTACGGGCTGTTTTGTCAGCTCGCAGGGAAGTCGCGTGTAGCCCCAGTTTTGAAATCGAACGCTTACGGACACGGGCTCAAAGAGGTCTATAGCGTCCTAGCTGCAGAACGCCCTGAGTGGTTATGTGTCAACTATGTCGCCGAAGGGCGGCTACTACGTGCGCTGGGTCATCAAGGCCGGATTTTGGTAGTCGGTCCAGCTGTTGTACGTGAACTTGATGAGGCATTCAGCCTCGACCTTGACCTCGTGATCGGTAACGAGGATGTACTCGCTGCATGGATGCAAGCAGTAGGGCGGCCACGGTTACACCTCAAATTTGACACCGGTATGTCTAGACAGGGTTTTGCGCCTAGCGATGCGCATAACCTTGCTATGAGACTGACCCAGTTTAAGGATCGCCTGATCGGAGTTTGTACTCATTTTGCCAACGTCGAAGATGTGACGGATCACGGCTACGCCACTAGGCAACTCGATCTCTTCAATCAGGCTGTAGCCGTTTTTAAAGGGGCGGGATTACAGTTGATGCTGCATGCCGCCTCGAGTGCGTCGACACTCATCATGAATCAGAGCTACTTTGATTTGGTGCGCGTTGGGATCTCACTCTACGGTCCGTGGCCGTCGCCTTTAACGCGCGTGTCTTATTTGCAGCTTAATCGGGATGTTTTAGATTTGCGACCAGTGCTGCGTTGGACGACCGAAGTGACGACGGTAAAACCAGTGGCTGCAGGTCAATTTATCGGGTACGGGTGCACCTTCCGTGCGATGCGTGATATGCGTGTTGCCGTATTACCGGTCGGTTATTACGAGGGCTACCCACGACTTGCCGGAGAGGCTGCCAGTTACGTGCTGATCAAGGGATCACGATGTCCTATAGTTGGGCGTATCTGCATGAACATGATGATGGTAGACGTTACCCATCTAGCAGATTGTCAGGTCGGAGATAGCGTCACACTGATTGGCGACGATGGTCAGGACAGGGTAATTGCTCATGACGTTGCAGGTTGGGCTCGGACTATCCATTACGAGTTGCTAACCAGGTTGCATGGCGATATACCGCGTCAATTGGACTAG
- a CDS encoding Hsp33 family molecular chaperone HslO: MDVLAHYHMFDYRARCAVAVTTDIVRELQKRHQLDPVTTIAVGRAVSCAALLASVLKSGQEYVHTIFAGDGGLLAKVIAECNGDGHCRGYAVPPRLIEVMSAGDEAPSSVGEALGGRGLLTVTRGLPVEQGGPYNAISALENGEIAADIARYLTDSEQIPSAVGAGVKLASDGSVLAAGGVLVQRLGGAVLDEAELTAIEERMRQQLSISDRIAAGQSSDEIVAFLQGTTGQFGLLMTRPLVFKCTCTHDKMMQALAALGEDELKSILKETGRLAVRCQYCAEERQFRLAEVIKH; encoded by the coding sequence GTGGACGTCTTGGCTCATTATCATATGTTCGATTACAGGGCCCGTTGTGCAGTGGCTGTCACCACCGACATCGTCCGTGAGCTGCAAAAGCGCCATCAGCTCGATCCCGTAACCACGATTGCCGTGGGGCGAGCAGTGAGTTGCGCGGCTCTTCTGGCCTCGGTGCTCAAGTCAGGGCAGGAATACGTACATACAATATTTGCCGGTGATGGTGGACTGCTGGCTAAAGTCATTGCTGAATGTAACGGCGACGGTCACTGCCGCGGTTATGCCGTGCCACCGCGCCTCATCGAGGTCATGTCGGCCGGGGACGAGGCGCCATCCTCAGTTGGTGAGGCCCTTGGCGGTCGTGGTCTGCTCACTGTCACCCGAGGCCTTCCCGTTGAGCAGGGTGGGCCGTACAACGCTATTAGCGCCCTCGAAAACGGTGAAATAGCTGCCGACATTGCTAGGTACTTAACAGATTCCGAGCAAATTCCCTCGGCGGTTGGTGCTGGGGTGAAATTGGCATCCGACGGCAGCGTTTTGGCCGCTGGCGGGGTCCTTGTCCAAAGACTCGGTGGCGCTGTCCTCGATGAGGCCGAACTCACGGCCATCGAGGAGCGTATGCGTCAGCAGCTCTCGATTTCTGATCGGATAGCGGCAGGCCAGTCGAGCGATGAGATCGTCGCATTTCTTCAGGGCACAACTGGTCAGTTTGGCCTGCTGATGACGCGACCGCTGGTGTTCAAGTGTACATGTACGCATGACAAAATGATGCAGGCTCTGGCAGCATTAGGTGAGGATGAGCTTAAGAGCATCCTCAAAGAAACTGGGCGCTTAGCCGTGCGTTGCCAGTACTGTGCAGAAGAGCGTCAGTTCCGTCTCGCTGAGGTTATCAAGCACTAA
- a CDS encoding bifunctional N-acetylglucosamine-1-phosphate uridyltransferase/glucosamine-1-phosphate acetyltransferase — protein MSPDEISRDVAGLVLAAGKGTRMKSALPKVLHPVCGRPMIGWTLSTLASIGVQSVVTVVSEDQPELLRYLRDYPAIRVAAQRNRQGTGDAVAAAAGLFAGVEPPPFAAGNILQGQQVSNPIVLILAGDVPGIHPDSLRRFLASMEANHADLAVLGMRVPQPHGYGRMVTKDAALFAIVEEKDASPSERAINLCNTGIMAARVEVLFAALKMLKPDNAQQEYYLTDCVKHARSLGYKVCAHETDQWQEFSGINDREQLASVASWLMARKRRDLMLSGVTIQQPESVYVEDTVEIGPDTVIESGCHLAGATRIAAGSVVGAGSVIKNVTVATAAVIPPNSVKIS, from the coding sequence ATGAGCCCAGATGAGATCAGTCGCGATGTAGCGGGTCTAGTTCTAGCTGCCGGAAAGGGCACTAGGATGAAGAGCGCTCTACCGAAGGTCCTACATCCCGTTTGCGGCCGCCCGATGATTGGTTGGACCCTTTCTACTTTGGCATCGATTGGTGTTCAGTCAGTTGTTACCGTTGTCAGTGAAGATCAACCGGAGCTGCTGCGTTATCTCCGCGACTACCCCGCCATACGGGTAGCAGCGCAGCGGAATCGTCAAGGCACAGGTGATGCCGTGGCCGCCGCCGCCGGACTTTTCGCCGGCGTCGAGCCACCGCCGTTTGCTGCGGGAAATATCCTGCAAGGGCAGCAGGTCAGTAACCCCATCGTGCTGATCTTGGCCGGTGATGTACCCGGTATACACCCCGACTCTCTGCGGCGTTTTCTGGCTTCGATGGAGGCCAACCATGCAGATCTAGCTGTGCTCGGGATGCGAGTGCCGCAGCCGCATGGCTACGGCCGTATGGTAACCAAAGATGCTGCGCTCTTTGCCATCGTCGAGGAGAAGGATGCCTCTCCCAGTGAGCGTGCTATCAATCTCTGCAATACCGGTATTATGGCAGCGCGCGTTGAGGTGCTTTTTGCCGCCTTAAAAATGCTCAAGCCAGATAATGCACAGCAGGAATATTATCTCACCGATTGTGTGAAGCATGCGCGATCGCTAGGTTATAAGGTGTGTGCGCACGAGACGGACCAGTGGCAGGAGTTTTCTGGTATAAACGATCGCGAGCAGCTAGCCTCCGTTGCGTCATGGCTGATGGCACGCAAGCGGCGGGACCTGATGCTGTCCGGAGTGACGATCCAACAACCAGAGTCGGTCTATGTCGAGGATACCGTTGAGATCGGACCTGACACGGTCATTGAATCTGGATGCCACCTTGCTGGAGCGACGCGCATTGCCGCGGGCAGTGTCGTTGGCGCCGGATCGGTAATAAAGAACGTGACTGTTGCGACTGCGGCAGTGATTCCTCCAAATAGCGTCAAGATTAGCTAA
- the glmS gene encoding glutamine--fructose-6-phosphate transaminase (isomerizing), producing MCGIVGYIGKQKCVDILFEGLSRLEYRGYDSAGIAVLDGGDIGIVKAEGKLNQLKPRLAELPAGATRGIGHTRWATHGIPNTTNAHPHAHGDVAIVHNGIIENYLELKKQLESEGVKFQSETDTEVALQVFVRELARHKSPFKAIMAVIPQLRGAFSLGILIGSEPDALYVVKQGSPLVIGAGRGENFFASDAMAIVKHTSRAHFLNDGEIGRITENGVEIWDFAGKVVAPHFVELDISSASTEKLGFKHFMLKEIHEQPRVLAAMLQRLINLDTGMLNATELGLDRLDLKRVDNICMVACGTAYYSALLGKYYLEPATQLPVNVELASEFRYRKPWLSKNTLFIAVSQSGETADTLATVKQAKEHGCQVLAVCNVKMSSIARESHVTLHMDAGPEIGVASTKAFTSMLLAHYLLALGLGYQRKTLTAHDLQAAAAHLKTLPARMDQAIDGKVAIEQLASKYDEASNFIFIGRGSSYPIALEGALKLKEISYIHAEGYAGGELKHGPIALIDRHMPVVAIAPNDTYREKMISNIEEVKARQGRIIAVGDLHDQHLRRLADDYIACPHIDDSGLQAILSVVCLQLLSYYVAVKRGTDVDQPRNLAKSVTVE from the coding sequence ATGTGCGGAATAGTTGGCTACATTGGAAAACAAAAGTGCGTCGACATTCTATTTGAGGGATTATCCCGGCTAGAGTATCGCGGCTATGATTCGGCAGGTATCGCAGTCCTTGACGGTGGTGATATTGGCATCGTTAAGGCAGAGGGCAAGCTGAACCAACTGAAGCCCCGACTGGCAGAATTACCCGCCGGTGCCACCCGTGGCATAGGTCACACCAGGTGGGCAACCCACGGTATACCTAACACCACTAACGCGCATCCGCACGCTCACGGTGATGTGGCAATAGTTCACAACGGTATTATCGAGAACTACCTTGAGCTAAAAAAGCAGCTAGAATCCGAAGGTGTGAAGTTTCAATCCGAAACGGACACTGAGGTGGCACTGCAAGTGTTCGTGAGAGAACTGGCGAGACACAAATCCCCGTTCAAGGCGATCATGGCAGTGATACCGCAATTACGCGGCGCCTTCTCACTCGGGATCTTGATCGGCAGCGAACCCGACGCCTTATATGTAGTTAAGCAAGGGTCTCCACTTGTTATCGGTGCCGGCCGCGGTGAGAACTTCTTCGCTAGTGATGCCATGGCCATCGTCAAGCATACGAGCCGCGCCCACTTTCTCAATGACGGCGAGATCGGGCGGATTACTGAAAACGGGGTCGAAATTTGGGACTTTGCCGGTAAGGTCGTGGCGCCCCATTTTGTCGAGCTTGATATTTCCAGTGCAAGCACGGAAAAACTCGGCTTCAAGCATTTCATGCTGAAGGAAATACACGAACAACCGCGCGTGTTGGCAGCCATGCTGCAGCGTCTGATCAATCTCGACACCGGGATGCTAAATGCGACCGAGCTGGGGCTCGACCGTTTAGATCTCAAAAGAGTCGATAATATCTGTATGGTTGCGTGCGGTACGGCGTATTATTCGGCCCTGCTCGGCAAGTATTATCTCGAACCTGCGACCCAACTTCCTGTCAATGTGGAACTGGCAAGTGAGTTTCGTTACCGCAAGCCTTGGCTTAGCAAGAACACGCTGTTCATCGCCGTCTCGCAGTCTGGTGAGACGGCCGATACCCTAGCAACTGTTAAACAGGCCAAGGAGCATGGGTGCCAAGTTCTTGCTGTATGCAATGTGAAGATGTCATCGATCGCGCGTGAATCGCATGTGACCTTGCATATGGACGCTGGGCCTGAGATTGGCGTCGCTTCGACTAAGGCCTTTACGTCGATGCTTTTAGCCCACTACTTATTGGCTCTGGGGCTTGGCTATCAGCGCAAAACTCTCACTGCGCATGACTTGCAAGCCGCCGCCGCGCATCTGAAGACGCTGCCGGCCCGCATGGATCAGGCTATTGACGGCAAGGTTGCTATAGAACAGCTAGCCTCTAAGTACGACGAAGCATCGAATTTTATCTTCATCGGCCGTGGGAGTAGTTATCCCATAGCGCTAGAGGGTGCACTTAAACTTAAAGAGATTTCCTACATTCATGCGGAAGGCTACGCCGGTGGTGAGCTCAAGCATGGGCCGATCGCGCTGATCGATAGGCATATGCCCGTGGTCGCGATTGCGCCTAACGACACCTACCGCGAGAAGATGATCTCCAACATTGAAGAGGTGAAGGCGCGGCAGGGACGCATCATTGCGGTAGGGGATCTTCACGATCAGCATTTACGGCGGCTGGCAGATGATTATATCGCTTGCCCGCATATCGATGACTCAGGATTGCAGGCGATTCTGTCGGTTGTCTGTTTGCAGTTACTCTCTTATTACGTGGCCGTAAAACGTGGTACCGATGTCGATCAGCCACGAAACCTGGCCAAATCAGTTACCGTTGAATGA
- a CDS encoding ATP-dependent DNA helicase PcrA codes for MRPILETESRGAKLLAGLNDVQRQAAMHKDGPLVVFAGAGSGKTRIITHRIAWLIEQGVRPWEILAVTFTNKAALEMRTRLQSLTPQGNRCLIATFHSACARWLREFAPELGFTSDFTIYDDADQLTALKTVLAELNVKLDEENTAQEYKAAINRAKTMAMLPSDERLAREYGDQMPPVGMQVYKRYQEYLASCNAMDFGDLIMNMLLLLRRNTMVRDVLQSRYRYILVDEYQDTNRTQFELIARLAEKFRNLFVVGDDDQSIYSWRGAVPSNIIDFDKVYPDAIRVTMEQNYRCSSNIVDAASAMIQNNKRRVPKRLFTQNAAGELINYRLETDNEIEAWWVIGSIKDELDQYPLSDIAIFYRTNSQSRMLEDALRRENLPYQIYGTVRFYDRVEIKDLLAYVRIVINPNDDVSVKRVINVPTRGIGKKAEATLEAEAARRGLALLPTIDALIAEGHKLAAKFSAFASLVASIRRDVLSAPLDEVMEKLLAATKYLSHVEKKYPDQAMDKIENIQELGAAVADFAAAYPDANMAEWLQTITLVSSESENKGGVSLMTLHMAKGLEFPRVYIVGLEEGLLPHRSSIDDEDNVEEERRLFYVGMTRAKQKLSLCGAYRRRTYNQWTANRPSRFLSEIPREFFAAMKDVEAGAVAQDVGSIGYADGPRYDYDDVGAPAVMQVSVGQVVRHPTYGRGTVEQMSDEFGVLKAVVRFDEFGLRKVVLKHLH; via the coding sequence ATGAGGCCAATTTTGGAAACGGAAAGTCGCGGTGCTAAGCTACTGGCGGGACTCAACGATGTACAGCGCCAGGCCGCGATGCATAAGGATGGCCCCCTGGTTGTCTTTGCTGGTGCAGGTAGCGGAAAGACCCGTATCATTACGCACCGCATTGCCTGGTTGATTGAACAAGGTGTGAGACCTTGGGAGATCCTTGCAGTTACCTTCACCAACAAGGCCGCGCTCGAAATGCGCACGCGGCTCCAGTCGTTAACACCTCAGGGCAACCGCTGCTTGATCGCGACCTTTCACTCAGCTTGTGCGCGTTGGTTGCGCGAGTTTGCACCCGAGTTGGGATTCACCTCGGACTTTACGATTTACGACGATGCTGATCAGCTCACGGCTCTAAAGACGGTTCTTGCTGAGTTAAACGTCAAACTCGATGAAGAGAACACGGCGCAGGAGTATAAGGCTGCAATCAATCGCGCCAAGACTATGGCCATGTTACCCAGTGATGAGCGGTTGGCCCGAGAATACGGCGATCAGATGCCACCAGTCGGCATGCAGGTTTACAAGCGTTATCAAGAGTATCTAGCAAGCTGCAATGCGATGGATTTCGGCGACCTTATCATGAACATGCTGTTGCTACTCAGACGCAACACTATGGTGCGCGATGTACTACAGAGTCGCTATCGCTACATTTTGGTGGATGAGTACCAAGACACTAATAGAACTCAATTTGAGCTCATTGCTAGACTAGCGGAGAAATTCCGCAACCTCTTCGTTGTCGGTGACGACGATCAATCCATATATAGTTGGCGCGGTGCCGTGCCGTCAAACATCATCGATTTTGACAAAGTCTATCCCGACGCCATACGGGTGACTATGGAGCAGAATTACCGCTGTAGTAGCAACATTGTCGATGCTGCAAGTGCGATGATTCAGAACAATAAAAGGCGAGTGCCTAAACGTCTTTTCACCCAAAATGCTGCTGGTGAATTGATCAACTATAGGCTGGAAACGGACAACGAGATCGAAGCCTGGTGGGTGATTGGGTCGATCAAGGATGAGCTTGACCAGTATCCTTTGTCAGACATTGCGATCTTCTACCGAACGAACAGCCAGTCAAGGATGCTCGAGGATGCGCTACGGCGCGAGAATTTGCCCTACCAGATTTACGGGACCGTGCGATTTTATGATCGAGTCGAAATCAAGGATCTTTTGGCCTACGTCAGGATTGTTATCAATCCCAATGATGACGTTAGCGTCAAGCGTGTTATCAATGTTCCAACGCGTGGTATAGGCAAGAAAGCTGAGGCCACTCTCGAGGCTGAGGCAGCAAGACGCGGTCTTGCCTTGCTGCCCACCATTGATGCCTTGATCGCCGAGGGTCATAAACTTGCTGCAAAGTTTTCGGCCTTTGCTTCCCTGGTCGCATCCATTCGCCGTGATGTGCTGAGCGCACCCTTGGATGAGGTCATGGAGAAATTGCTCGCAGCCACCAAATACCTCAGTCACGTAGAGAAAAAGTACCCTGACCAAGCGATGGATAAGATCGAAAATATCCAGGAGTTGGGTGCAGCTGTCGCGGATTTTGCAGCAGCTTACCCAGATGCAAATATGGCTGAGTGGTTGCAGACAATTACATTGGTGAGCTCCGAGTCTGAAAATAAAGGCGGTGTCTCGCTTATGACGCTGCACATGGCAAAGGGCCTCGAGTTTCCGCGCGTTTACATCGTAGGGCTAGAGGAAGGCCTCCTCCCGCACCGCAGTAGTATTGATGACGAGGATAATGTCGAGGAGGAGCGTCGCCTATTTTACGTGGGCATGACTAGGGCTAAACAGAAGTTGTCACTATGCGGAGCCTATAGGCGACGGACCTACAATCAGTGGACAGCTAATCGTCCCTCGCGCTTTCTCAGCGAAATCCCGCGGGAATTTTTCGCTGCGATGAAAGATGTCGAAGCCGGTGCAGTGGCTCAAGATGTCGGATCTATCGGTTATGCTGACGGCCCGCGCTACGATTATGACGATGTTGGGGCTCCCGCCGTCATGCAAGTCAGTGTCGGACAGGTTGTCCGACACCCGACCTACGGCCGTGGTACAGTGGAGCAAATGAGCGATGAATTCGGCGTTTTAAAAGCCGTGGTTCGCTTTGATGAATTCGGCTTAAGGAAAGTGGTGCTCAAACACCTTCATTAG
- a CDS encoding septum formation initiator family protein, with amino-acid sequence MNRKSLIPGGAATVLLGLGVIVLLMGLARGTTTVSGYYDLKRSREVLKQTVASLQTETEQIAAEIERIRTSPSYARKVLRDKYHLTEPNEDIVFFAD; translated from the coding sequence ATGAATCGAAAGAGTCTGATCCCAGGCGGCGCTGCAACTGTGCTCCTAGGCCTCGGTGTGATTGTCCTACTCATGGGTCTGGCTCGAGGCACCACAACAGTAAGCGGGTACTACGATCTCAAACGAAGCCGAGAAGTGCTGAAGCAAACGGTTGCCTCGTTGCAAACTGAAACTGAGCAAATCGCTGCAGAAATAGAGCGCATTCGCACATCTCCCAGCTACGCTAGGAAGGTGCTCCGTGACAAGTATCATCTGACCGAGCCAAACGAAGACATCGTGTTTTTTGCTGATTGA